A window from Variovorax sp. PBL-E5 encodes these proteins:
- the rpmH gene encoding 50S ribosomal protein L34, with product MKRTYQASKVRRARTHGFLVRMKTRGGRAVINARRAKGRKRLAV from the coding sequence ATGAAACGCACTTACCAAGCATCCAAAGTCCGCCGCGCCCGTACCCACGGTTTTCTCGTTCGCATGAAGACCCGCGGCGGCCGCGCCGTGATCAACGCCCGCCGCGCCAAGGGCCGCAAGCG